One part of the Lotus japonicus ecotype B-129 chromosome 2, LjGifu_v1.2 genome encodes these proteins:
- the LOC130739045 gene encoding probable glutamate carboxypeptidase LAMP1 — MSGEDGDKILKSTGDPVAKDDWQGSQDAPTYRIGPGPGILHLNYTGQDIIATIQNVIGVIEGEEEPDRFVILGNRRDAWSFGAVDPNSGTAALLEVAERLRKFQKRGWKPRRSFFRYMDTMVMAMAPNLSLELMML; from the exons ATGTCTGGTGAAGATGGTGACAAGATATTGAAGTCAACTGGTGACCCTGTTGCTAAGGATGACTGGCAGGGAAGCCAAGATGCACCTACTTATAGGATTGGACCAGGTCCAGGAATTTTACACCTCAATTACACG GGACAGGATATTATAGCCACAATTCAAAATGTTATTGGTGTgattgaaggagaagaagagccTGATAG ATTTGTTATTCTAGGGAACCGTAGGGATGCATGGTCATTTGGAGCAGTTGATCCCAATAGTGGAACTGCAGCACTACTTGAG GTTGCGGAAAGATTGAGGAAGTTTCAGAAAAGAGGATGGAAACCTAGAAGATCATTTTTCAGATATATGGACACAATGGTTATGGCTATGGCTCCCAATCTTTCCCTGGAATTGATGATGCTGTAA